GGGCGTGATTTTCACGCTGAAGGCGCTGGTGATCGTCATCATGGGCGGTGTGGGCGACGTGCGCGGCACGATCGTCGCGGCCCTGCTGCTGGGTCTGCTGGAAACCTTCGTCGCCCGCCTGATCGATCCCGGCCTGACATTGGCAGCCGCCTACTTGCTGTTCGTCGTGATCCTGCTGTTTCGCCCTCAGGGCCTGTTCGGGAGGCCGACCACATGAGCGTTCTTTCCTCTCGCGACTGGGGCAATCTGGCGCTGTGCGCCATAGCGCTCGCCATCGCGGCCTGCCTCCCCTGGACGGCGGGCGCCTATGGCCTGAGCATCGGCGTCACCATTGCCATGTATACGGTACTGGCCACCAGTTGGGCGCTGTTTTCCGGACCAACCCATTACATCTCGCTCGCAAGTGCAGCGTTTTTCGGCGTCGGGACCTATGTGACCGGCATCGGCATCCAGTATCTGCCCTACTGGACATTGCTGCCGATTGCCGGCGTCAGCGGCGCCGTCATGGCCGCCCTCGTCGGCCTGGCGACGCTGCGCCTGTCGGGCGTCTACTTCGTGATCTTCACGCTCGGGCTGGCCGAATTCGTGCGCCAGATCATCACCTGGAGCCAGAACATTTCCGGCACCAAGGGCATCTACGTGCTGACCTCGATCGGCGAGATGCACATCTATTGGCAATTGCTGGGGCTCGCCGCGCTGGTCTGGCTGCTGGGCTGGCTGATCGGCCGCTCGCGGCTGGGCTTTGCGCTCAGGATCATCGGCGACGACGAGGCCGTTGCGCGGCATTCGGGCATCGACACGGCGCGGGCCAAGATCCTGCTGTTCATGGTCCCCGGCGCGGTGGCCGCCATCACCGGCGCCATGCTCGCTCCGCGTTATGTCTATATCGAGCCGTCGCTCGCCTTCTCGCCGATGCTGTCCTTCCAGGTGGTGATCATGGCGCTCCTGGGCGGAACCGGCCGGCTGTGGGGACCGCTCGTCGGCGTCATTCCCTTCACCTTCCTATGGGAGGCGATCTCCGTGTCGTTCCCCAACCAGACCACCCTGCTTCTCGGTGTGTGCTTCCTCGTCATCGTCTACCTGCTGCCCAAGGGCTTTGTCGGGCTGATCGATCTGGCAGCCAGGAGAATGCGATCGGCGGAGGGCTATGTATGACCGCGCTTTTATCCCTTCGCGGCGTCACCAAGCGCTTCGGCGGCCTGGTGGCCGTCAACCGCATGGATTTCGACGTGACCGAACATCAGGTGCTAGGCCTGATCGGGCCGAACGGCTCGGGAAAATCGACCACGCTGAACCTGATTTCCGGCGCCTTTCCCGTCACCTCGGGGGCGATCAGCCTGCGAGGACAACCAATCACGCATCTGGCCGCGCAGGAT
This genomic window from Neorhizobium galegae contains:
- a CDS encoding branched-chain amino acid ABC transporter permease, with amino-acid sequence MSVLSSRDWGNLALCAIALAIAACLPWTAGAYGLSIGVTIAMYTVLATSWALFSGPTHYISLASAAFFGVGTYVTGIGIQYLPYWTLLPIAGVSGAVMAALVGLATLRLSGVYFVIFTLGLAEFVRQIITWSQNISGTKGIYVLTSIGEMHIYWQLLGLAALVWLLGWLIGRSRLGFALRIIGDDEAVARHSGIDTARAKILLFMVPGAVAAITGAMLAPRYVYIEPSLAFSPMLSFQVVIMALLGGTGRLWGPLVGVIPFTFLWEAISVSFPNQTTLLLGVCFLVIVYLLPKGFVGLIDLAARRMRSAEGYV